A genomic segment from Enoplosus armatus isolate fEnoArm2 chromosome 12, fEnoArm2.hap1, whole genome shotgun sequence encodes:
- the LOC139293921 gene encoding B-cadherin-like isoform X4: MGTAPLAVLAIFVVAFQASDLSNAEEPTCVPGFKSDVLIFRGARKHLMGGTRLGKVGFTDCTGRTRFRFRSEDTRFKVQTDGILTVKRQVVLHEGHQDFLLHAWDSQGHKMTVTVRVLHHGHHHGHHHGPHHGPHHGHHHGPHHGNHRHNNATEPQVPVLHFPKSGKGLRRRKRDWVIPVIGVPENDRGPFPKKISQIRSNEDTLKKIYYSITGPGADEPPNGLFTMDKDSGNLYITQPLDRETQATYTFQAHAGVEGSGLAEQPMDINVNVIDQNDNKPTFTQATFLGEVAEASSKGFEVITVVANDLDQKGTDNADIRYKILSQEPKFPTDLFVINPVTGTIRVDASGLDREKHPKHTLRVQVADMVGDGLTGEAIVILTVTDSNDNAPAFTQRSYEATVAENKMDAQVIVVSVTDGDEPHSPAWNAKFTIVGGDSGGLFTVKTGTNKNDGIISTAKGLDFEKSSTHTLLVAVENEIPFATPLPTATATVVVNVLDVNEAPVFDPIQKIVSKREDLAVNADLVQYTASDPDTARKQKVKYKVIRDSAGWLNVAKDTGLIKVKIPMDRESSFYKDNKYTALIGAYDDDDVPATGTGTLIIQLEDVNDNAPTIVEREIMLCNKESAPKLLSVMDKDGPGFAAPYSVSLQGMSKNNWTAWMNDTKTGINLNLATELASGVYTVVLRVSDNQGLEQDSTVQATVCDCTGKDVVCPEFRGAAIGLPVILGILGGILLLLMLLLLLLMFARRRGGEKKEPLLQDDDIRDNIYYYDEEGGGEDDQDYDLSVLHRGLDNRPEVFRNDVLPNLMPTPLYQYRALPANPEEIGNFIDDNLKAADNDPTAPPYDSLLVFDYEGGGSDAGSLSSLNSSSSGDQDYDCLNEWGPRFKKLADMYGGGEDDML, translated from the exons ATGGGGACCGCTCCGCTCGCGGTTTTGGCCATTTTCGTCGTCGCTTTTCAG GCCTCAGACTTATCGAACGCTGAGGAGCCAACATGTGTGCCTGGATTCAAGTCAGATGTGTTGATTTTCAGAGGGGCCAGAAAGCACCTGATGGGGGGCACGAGACTGGGCAAAG TGGGCTTCACTGACTGCACAGGCCGAACACGATTTCGTTTCAGAAGTGAAGACACACGTTTCAAGGTGCAGACAGACGGCATATTGACG GTAAAGAGACAGGTTGTTCTTCATGAAGGACACCAAGACTTCCTCCTCCACGCCTGGGACTCGCAAGGTCACAAAATGACGGTTACTGTCAGGGTATTGCACCACGGGCATCACCATGGGCATCACCATGGGCCGCACCATGGGCCGCACCATGGGCATCATCATGGGCCACACCATGGGAACCACCGCCACAAT AATGCAACCGAACCACAGGTGCCTGTTCTGCATTTCCCCAAGTCTGGTAAagggctgaggaggaggaagagagactgGGTTATTCCTGTCATTGGTGTTCCAGAGAATGACAGAGGACCTTTCCCCAAGAAAATATCTCAA ATCCGTTCAAATGAGGACACATTGAAGAAGATCTATTACAGCATCACTGGTCCAGGAGCTGATGAGCCCCCTAATGGCCTTTTCACCATGGACAAAGACTCTGGTAATCTGTATATCACACAACCACTGGACAGAGAGACCCAAGCCACATACACG TTTCAAGCACATGCTGGGGTAGAAGGTTCAGGACTTGCTGAGCAACCTATGGACATTAACGTGAATGTAATTGACCAGAACGACAACAAACCTACTTTCACTCAAGCCACCTTCCTGGGAGAAGTTGCTGAGGCCTCGTCAAAAG GTTTTGAGGTGATTACGGTTGTGGCCAACGATCTTGACCAGAAGGGCACAGACAACGCAGATATCCGCTACAAAATCTTGAGCCAGGAGCCGAAGTTTCCCACTGATCTGTTTGTCATAAACCCAGTCACTGGAACCATCAGAGTCGATGCCAGTGGGCTAGACAGAGAG AAACACCCGAAGCACACCCTCAGGGTACAAGTAGCAGACATGGTGGGAGATGGCTTGACTGGAGAAGCAATAGTAATCCTTACTGTCACAGATAGCAACGACAATGCCCCGGCCTTCACTCAGCGCTCC TATGAGGCAACAGTTGCGGAAAATAAAATGGACGCTCAGGTCATTGTGGTGTCGGTAACGGACGGTGACGAGCCGCATTCCCCTGCGTGGAACGCCAAGTTCACGATTGTCGGCGGTGATTCCGGAGGActtttcactgtgaaaacagGAACTAACAAAAATGACGGAATCATTTCTACTGCCAAG GGTCTTGACTTTGAgaagagcagcacacacaccctgttGGTCGCAGTGGAGAATGAGATTCCCTTCGCTACTCCACTGCCCACTGCCACCGCCACAGTGGTGGTGAATGTGCTGGACGTCAATGAAGCTCCAGTCTTTGATCCAATACAGAAGATTGTGTCAAAGCGGGAGGACCTTGCCGTCAACGCTGATCTGGTGCAGTACACTGCGTCTGATCCAGACACTGCACGCAAACAGAAAGTCAA GTATAAAGTCATTAGAGACTCTGCAGGCTGGCTGAACGTGGCCAAAGACACAGGCCTGATCAAGGTGAAAATCCCCATGGACCGAGAGTCCTCCTTCTACAAGGACAACAAATACACAGCACTCATTGGTGCATATGACGATG ATGACGTCCCAGCCACAGGAACTGGCACTCTAATAATCCAGCTTGAAGATGTCAATGACAACGCACCCACCATTGTGGAACGTGAAATCATG CTGTGTAACAAGGAATCGGCTCCTAAGCTGCTGTCAGTAATGGATAAAGACGGACCAGGCTTTGCTGCTCCGTACAGCGTCTCTCTACAGGGCATGTCGAAGAACAACTGGACCGCTTGGATGAACGACACAA AAACGGGCATCAACCTGAATTTAGCCACCGAGCTGGCCAGTGGTGTGTACACTGTGGTCCTGAGGGTTTCAGACAATCAGGGCCTGGAGCAGGACAGCACCGTCCAGGCCACAGTGTGTGACTGTACTGGGAAAGATGTTGTTTGCCCAGAGTTTAGGGGAGCCGCCATCGGACTGCCAGTAATCCTGGGAATACTGGGAGGCATCCTGTTGCTGCTCA tgctgctgctgctgctgctgatgttcgCGAGACGCAGAGGAGGCGAGAAGAAGGAGCCTCTGCTGCAGGACGACGACATCCGAGACAACATCTACTACTATGATGAAGAGGGAGGCGGAGAGGACGATCAG GACTACGATCTGAGCGTTCTCCACCGCGGCCTCGACAACCGGCCCGAGGTGTTCAGGAACGACGTGTTGCCAAACCTAATGCCGACTCCTCTGTACCAGTACCGGGCTCTCCCCGCCAACCCGGAGGAAATCGGCAACTTCATTGATGAT aACCTGAAGGCAGCCGACAACGACCCGACAGCACCCCCCTATGACTCCCTGCTGGTGTTCGACTATGAAGGAGGCGGCTCGGACGCGGGaagcctctcctctctgaacTCGTCGAGCAGCGGGGACCAGGACTACGACTGCCTCAACGAATGGGGACCCCGCTTCAAGAAACTGGCGGACATGTACGGAGGAGGGGAAGATGACATGCTGTAA
- the LOC139293921 gene encoding B-cadherin-like isoform X2 produces MGTAPLAVLAIFVVAFQASDLSNAEEPTCVPGFKSDVLIFRGARKHLMGGTRLGKVGFTDCTGRTRFRFRSEDTRFKVQTDGILTVKRQVVLHEGHQDFLLHAWDSQGHKMTVTVRVLHHGHHHGHHHGPHHGNHRHNVEHHPGDHKHHNHQHHLTEVDSANNTENATEPQVPVLHFPKSGKGLRRRKRDWVIPVIGVPENDRGPFPKKISQIRSNEDTLKKIYYSITGPGADEPPNGLFTMDKDSGNLYITQPLDRETQATYTFQAHAGVEGSGLAEQPMDINVNVIDQNDNKPTFTQATFLGEVAEASSKGFEVITVVANDLDQKGTDNADIRYKILSQEPKFPTDLFVINPVTGTIRVDASGLDREKHPKHTLRVQVADMVGDGLTGEAIVILTVTDSNDNAPAFTQRSYEATVAENKMDAQVIVVSVTDGDEPHSPAWNAKFTIVGGDSGGLFTVKTGTNKNDGIISTAKGLDFEKSSTHTLLVAVENEIPFATPLPTATATVVVNVLDVNEAPVFDPIQKIVSKREDLAVNADLVQYTASDPDTARKQKVKYKVIRDSAGWLNVAKDTGLIKVKIPMDRESSFYKDNKYTALIGAYDDDDVPATGTGTLIIQLEDVNDNAPTIVEREIMLCNKESAPKLLSVMDKDGPGFAAPYSVSLQGMSKNNWTAWMNDTKTGINLNLATELASGVYTVVLRVSDNQGLEQDSTVQATVCDCTGKDVVCPEFRGAAIGLPVILGILGGILLLLMLLLLLLMFARRRGGEKKEPLLQDDDIRDNIYYYDEEGGGEDDQDYDLSVLHRGLDNRPEVFRNDVLPNLMPTPLYQYRALPANPEEIGNFIDDNLKAADNDPTAPPYDSLLVFDYEGGGSDAGSLSSLNSSSSGDQDYDCLNEWGPRFKKLADMYGGGEDDML; encoded by the exons ATGGGGACCGCTCCGCTCGCGGTTTTGGCCATTTTCGTCGTCGCTTTTCAG GCCTCAGACTTATCGAACGCTGAGGAGCCAACATGTGTGCCTGGATTCAAGTCAGATGTGTTGATTTTCAGAGGGGCCAGAAAGCACCTGATGGGGGGCACGAGACTGGGCAAAG TGGGCTTCACTGACTGCACAGGCCGAACACGATTTCGTTTCAGAAGTGAAGACACACGTTTCAAGGTGCAGACAGACGGCATATTGACG GTAAAGAGACAGGTTGTTCTTCATGAAGGACACCAAGACTTCCTCCTCCACGCCTGGGACTCGCAAGGTCACAAAATGACGGTTACTGTCAGGGTATTGCACCACGGGCATCACCATGGGCATCACCATGGGCCG CACCATGGGAACCACCGCCACAATGTTGAGCATCACCCTGGAGACCACAAACACCACAACCATCAGCACCACCTTACTGAGGTGGACTCTGCTAATAACACAGAG AATGCAACCGAACCACAGGTGCCTGTTCTGCATTTCCCCAAGTCTGGTAAagggctgaggaggaggaagagagactgGGTTATTCCTGTCATTGGTGTTCCAGAGAATGACAGAGGACCTTTCCCCAAGAAAATATCTCAA ATCCGTTCAAATGAGGACACATTGAAGAAGATCTATTACAGCATCACTGGTCCAGGAGCTGATGAGCCCCCTAATGGCCTTTTCACCATGGACAAAGACTCTGGTAATCTGTATATCACACAACCACTGGACAGAGAGACCCAAGCCACATACACG TTTCAAGCACATGCTGGGGTAGAAGGTTCAGGACTTGCTGAGCAACCTATGGACATTAACGTGAATGTAATTGACCAGAACGACAACAAACCTACTTTCACTCAAGCCACCTTCCTGGGAGAAGTTGCTGAGGCCTCGTCAAAAG GTTTTGAGGTGATTACGGTTGTGGCCAACGATCTTGACCAGAAGGGCACAGACAACGCAGATATCCGCTACAAAATCTTGAGCCAGGAGCCGAAGTTTCCCACTGATCTGTTTGTCATAAACCCAGTCACTGGAACCATCAGAGTCGATGCCAGTGGGCTAGACAGAGAG AAACACCCGAAGCACACCCTCAGGGTACAAGTAGCAGACATGGTGGGAGATGGCTTGACTGGAGAAGCAATAGTAATCCTTACTGTCACAGATAGCAACGACAATGCCCCGGCCTTCACTCAGCGCTCC TATGAGGCAACAGTTGCGGAAAATAAAATGGACGCTCAGGTCATTGTGGTGTCGGTAACGGACGGTGACGAGCCGCATTCCCCTGCGTGGAACGCCAAGTTCACGATTGTCGGCGGTGATTCCGGAGGActtttcactgtgaaaacagGAACTAACAAAAATGACGGAATCATTTCTACTGCCAAG GGTCTTGACTTTGAgaagagcagcacacacaccctgttGGTCGCAGTGGAGAATGAGATTCCCTTCGCTACTCCACTGCCCACTGCCACCGCCACAGTGGTGGTGAATGTGCTGGACGTCAATGAAGCTCCAGTCTTTGATCCAATACAGAAGATTGTGTCAAAGCGGGAGGACCTTGCCGTCAACGCTGATCTGGTGCAGTACACTGCGTCTGATCCAGACACTGCACGCAAACAGAAAGTCAA GTATAAAGTCATTAGAGACTCTGCAGGCTGGCTGAACGTGGCCAAAGACACAGGCCTGATCAAGGTGAAAATCCCCATGGACCGAGAGTCCTCCTTCTACAAGGACAACAAATACACAGCACTCATTGGTGCATATGACGATG ATGACGTCCCAGCCACAGGAACTGGCACTCTAATAATCCAGCTTGAAGATGTCAATGACAACGCACCCACCATTGTGGAACGTGAAATCATG CTGTGTAACAAGGAATCGGCTCCTAAGCTGCTGTCAGTAATGGATAAAGACGGACCAGGCTTTGCTGCTCCGTACAGCGTCTCTCTACAGGGCATGTCGAAGAACAACTGGACCGCTTGGATGAACGACACAA AAACGGGCATCAACCTGAATTTAGCCACCGAGCTGGCCAGTGGTGTGTACACTGTGGTCCTGAGGGTTTCAGACAATCAGGGCCTGGAGCAGGACAGCACCGTCCAGGCCACAGTGTGTGACTGTACTGGGAAAGATGTTGTTTGCCCAGAGTTTAGGGGAGCCGCCATCGGACTGCCAGTAATCCTGGGAATACTGGGAGGCATCCTGTTGCTGCTCA tgctgctgctgctgctgctgatgttcgCGAGACGCAGAGGAGGCGAGAAGAAGGAGCCTCTGCTGCAGGACGACGACATCCGAGACAACATCTACTACTATGATGAAGAGGGAGGCGGAGAGGACGATCAG GACTACGATCTGAGCGTTCTCCACCGCGGCCTCGACAACCGGCCCGAGGTGTTCAGGAACGACGTGTTGCCAAACCTAATGCCGACTCCTCTGTACCAGTACCGGGCTCTCCCCGCCAACCCGGAGGAAATCGGCAACTTCATTGATGAT aACCTGAAGGCAGCCGACAACGACCCGACAGCACCCCCCTATGACTCCCTGCTGGTGTTCGACTATGAAGGAGGCGGCTCGGACGCGGGaagcctctcctctctgaacTCGTCGAGCAGCGGGGACCAGGACTACGACTGCCTCAACGAATGGGGACCCCGCTTCAAGAAACTGGCGGACATGTACGGAGGAGGGGAAGATGACATGCTGTAA
- the LOC139293921 gene encoding B-cadherin-like isoform X1: MGTAPLAVLAIFVVAFQASDLSNAEEPTCVPGFKSDVLIFRGARKHLMGGTRLGKVGFTDCTGRTRFRFRSEDTRFKVQTDGILTVKRQVVLHEGHQDFLLHAWDSQGHKMTVTVRVLHHGHHHGHHHGPHHGPHHGHHHGPHHGNHRHNVEHHPGDHKHHNHQHHLTEVDSANNTENATEPQVPVLHFPKSGKGLRRRKRDWVIPVIGVPENDRGPFPKKISQIRSNEDTLKKIYYSITGPGADEPPNGLFTMDKDSGNLYITQPLDRETQATYTFQAHAGVEGSGLAEQPMDINVNVIDQNDNKPTFTQATFLGEVAEASSKGFEVITVVANDLDQKGTDNADIRYKILSQEPKFPTDLFVINPVTGTIRVDASGLDREKHPKHTLRVQVADMVGDGLTGEAIVILTVTDSNDNAPAFTQRSYEATVAENKMDAQVIVVSVTDGDEPHSPAWNAKFTIVGGDSGGLFTVKTGTNKNDGIISTAKGLDFEKSSTHTLLVAVENEIPFATPLPTATATVVVNVLDVNEAPVFDPIQKIVSKREDLAVNADLVQYTASDPDTARKQKVKYKVIRDSAGWLNVAKDTGLIKVKIPMDRESSFYKDNKYTALIGAYDDDDVPATGTGTLIIQLEDVNDNAPTIVEREIMLCNKESAPKLLSVMDKDGPGFAAPYSVSLQGMSKNNWTAWMNDTKTGINLNLATELASGVYTVVLRVSDNQGLEQDSTVQATVCDCTGKDVVCPEFRGAAIGLPVILGILGGILLLLMLLLLLLMFARRRGGEKKEPLLQDDDIRDNIYYYDEEGGGEDDQDYDLSVLHRGLDNRPEVFRNDVLPNLMPTPLYQYRALPANPEEIGNFIDDNLKAADNDPTAPPYDSLLVFDYEGGGSDAGSLSSLNSSSSGDQDYDCLNEWGPRFKKLADMYGGGEDDML; the protein is encoded by the exons ATGGGGACCGCTCCGCTCGCGGTTTTGGCCATTTTCGTCGTCGCTTTTCAG GCCTCAGACTTATCGAACGCTGAGGAGCCAACATGTGTGCCTGGATTCAAGTCAGATGTGTTGATTTTCAGAGGGGCCAGAAAGCACCTGATGGGGGGCACGAGACTGGGCAAAG TGGGCTTCACTGACTGCACAGGCCGAACACGATTTCGTTTCAGAAGTGAAGACACACGTTTCAAGGTGCAGACAGACGGCATATTGACG GTAAAGAGACAGGTTGTTCTTCATGAAGGACACCAAGACTTCCTCCTCCACGCCTGGGACTCGCAAGGTCACAAAATGACGGTTACTGTCAGGGTATTGCACCACGGGCATCACCATGGGCATCACCATGGGCCGCACCATGGGCCGCACCATGGGCATCATCATGGGCCACACCATGGGAACCACCGCCACAATGTTGAGCATCACCCTGGAGACCACAAACACCACAACCATCAGCACCACCTTACTGAGGTGGACTCTGCTAATAACACAGAG AATGCAACCGAACCACAGGTGCCTGTTCTGCATTTCCCCAAGTCTGGTAAagggctgaggaggaggaagagagactgGGTTATTCCTGTCATTGGTGTTCCAGAGAATGACAGAGGACCTTTCCCCAAGAAAATATCTCAA ATCCGTTCAAATGAGGACACATTGAAGAAGATCTATTACAGCATCACTGGTCCAGGAGCTGATGAGCCCCCTAATGGCCTTTTCACCATGGACAAAGACTCTGGTAATCTGTATATCACACAACCACTGGACAGAGAGACCCAAGCCACATACACG TTTCAAGCACATGCTGGGGTAGAAGGTTCAGGACTTGCTGAGCAACCTATGGACATTAACGTGAATGTAATTGACCAGAACGACAACAAACCTACTTTCACTCAAGCCACCTTCCTGGGAGAAGTTGCTGAGGCCTCGTCAAAAG GTTTTGAGGTGATTACGGTTGTGGCCAACGATCTTGACCAGAAGGGCACAGACAACGCAGATATCCGCTACAAAATCTTGAGCCAGGAGCCGAAGTTTCCCACTGATCTGTTTGTCATAAACCCAGTCACTGGAACCATCAGAGTCGATGCCAGTGGGCTAGACAGAGAG AAACACCCGAAGCACACCCTCAGGGTACAAGTAGCAGACATGGTGGGAGATGGCTTGACTGGAGAAGCAATAGTAATCCTTACTGTCACAGATAGCAACGACAATGCCCCGGCCTTCACTCAGCGCTCC TATGAGGCAACAGTTGCGGAAAATAAAATGGACGCTCAGGTCATTGTGGTGTCGGTAACGGACGGTGACGAGCCGCATTCCCCTGCGTGGAACGCCAAGTTCACGATTGTCGGCGGTGATTCCGGAGGActtttcactgtgaaaacagGAACTAACAAAAATGACGGAATCATTTCTACTGCCAAG GGTCTTGACTTTGAgaagagcagcacacacaccctgttGGTCGCAGTGGAGAATGAGATTCCCTTCGCTACTCCACTGCCCACTGCCACCGCCACAGTGGTGGTGAATGTGCTGGACGTCAATGAAGCTCCAGTCTTTGATCCAATACAGAAGATTGTGTCAAAGCGGGAGGACCTTGCCGTCAACGCTGATCTGGTGCAGTACACTGCGTCTGATCCAGACACTGCACGCAAACAGAAAGTCAA GTATAAAGTCATTAGAGACTCTGCAGGCTGGCTGAACGTGGCCAAAGACACAGGCCTGATCAAGGTGAAAATCCCCATGGACCGAGAGTCCTCCTTCTACAAGGACAACAAATACACAGCACTCATTGGTGCATATGACGATG ATGACGTCCCAGCCACAGGAACTGGCACTCTAATAATCCAGCTTGAAGATGTCAATGACAACGCACCCACCATTGTGGAACGTGAAATCATG CTGTGTAACAAGGAATCGGCTCCTAAGCTGCTGTCAGTAATGGATAAAGACGGACCAGGCTTTGCTGCTCCGTACAGCGTCTCTCTACAGGGCATGTCGAAGAACAACTGGACCGCTTGGATGAACGACACAA AAACGGGCATCAACCTGAATTTAGCCACCGAGCTGGCCAGTGGTGTGTACACTGTGGTCCTGAGGGTTTCAGACAATCAGGGCCTGGAGCAGGACAGCACCGTCCAGGCCACAGTGTGTGACTGTACTGGGAAAGATGTTGTTTGCCCAGAGTTTAGGGGAGCCGCCATCGGACTGCCAGTAATCCTGGGAATACTGGGAGGCATCCTGTTGCTGCTCA tgctgctgctgctgctgctgatgttcgCGAGACGCAGAGGAGGCGAGAAGAAGGAGCCTCTGCTGCAGGACGACGACATCCGAGACAACATCTACTACTATGATGAAGAGGGAGGCGGAGAGGACGATCAG GACTACGATCTGAGCGTTCTCCACCGCGGCCTCGACAACCGGCCCGAGGTGTTCAGGAACGACGTGTTGCCAAACCTAATGCCGACTCCTCTGTACCAGTACCGGGCTCTCCCCGCCAACCCGGAGGAAATCGGCAACTTCATTGATGAT aACCTGAAGGCAGCCGACAACGACCCGACAGCACCCCCCTATGACTCCCTGCTGGTGTTCGACTATGAAGGAGGCGGCTCGGACGCGGGaagcctctcctctctgaacTCGTCGAGCAGCGGGGACCAGGACTACGACTGCCTCAACGAATGGGGACCCCGCTTCAAGAAACTGGCGGACATGTACGGAGGAGGGGAAGATGACATGCTGTAA
- the LOC139293921 gene encoding B-cadherin-like isoform X3 gives MGTAPLAVLAIFVVAFQASDLSNAEEPTCVPGFKSDVLIFRGARKHLMGGTRLGKVGFTDCTGRTRFRFRSEDTRFKVQTDGILTVKRQVVLHEGHQDFLLHAWDSQGHKMTVTVRVLHHGHHHGHHHGPHHEHHNHQHHLTEVDSANNTENATEPQVPVLHFPKSGKGLRRRKRDWVIPVIGVPENDRGPFPKKISQIRSNEDTLKKIYYSITGPGADEPPNGLFTMDKDSGNLYITQPLDRETQATYTFQAHAGVEGSGLAEQPMDINVNVIDQNDNKPTFTQATFLGEVAEASSKGFEVITVVANDLDQKGTDNADIRYKILSQEPKFPTDLFVINPVTGTIRVDASGLDREKHPKHTLRVQVADMVGDGLTGEAIVILTVTDSNDNAPAFTQRSYEATVAENKMDAQVIVVSVTDGDEPHSPAWNAKFTIVGGDSGGLFTVKTGTNKNDGIISTAKGLDFEKSSTHTLLVAVENEIPFATPLPTATATVVVNVLDVNEAPVFDPIQKIVSKREDLAVNADLVQYTASDPDTARKQKVKYKVIRDSAGWLNVAKDTGLIKVKIPMDRESSFYKDNKYTALIGAYDDDDVPATGTGTLIIQLEDVNDNAPTIVEREIMLCNKESAPKLLSVMDKDGPGFAAPYSVSLQGMSKNNWTAWMNDTKTGINLNLATELASGVYTVVLRVSDNQGLEQDSTVQATVCDCTGKDVVCPEFRGAAIGLPVILGILGGILLLLMLLLLLLMFARRRGGEKKEPLLQDDDIRDNIYYYDEEGGGEDDQDYDLSVLHRGLDNRPEVFRNDVLPNLMPTPLYQYRALPANPEEIGNFIDDNLKAADNDPTAPPYDSLLVFDYEGGGSDAGSLSSLNSSSSGDQDYDCLNEWGPRFKKLADMYGGGEDDML, from the exons ATGGGGACCGCTCCGCTCGCGGTTTTGGCCATTTTCGTCGTCGCTTTTCAG GCCTCAGACTTATCGAACGCTGAGGAGCCAACATGTGTGCCTGGATTCAAGTCAGATGTGTTGATTTTCAGAGGGGCCAGAAAGCACCTGATGGGGGGCACGAGACTGGGCAAAG TGGGCTTCACTGACTGCACAGGCCGAACACGATTTCGTTTCAGAAGTGAAGACACACGTTTCAAGGTGCAGACAGACGGCATATTGACG GTAAAGAGACAGGTTGTTCTTCATGAAGGACACCAAGACTTCCTCCTCCACGCCTGGGACTCGCAAGGTCACAAAATGACGGTTACTGTCAGGGTATTGCACCACGGGCATCACCATGGGCATCACCATGGGCCGCACCATG AACACCACAACCATCAGCACCACCTTACTGAGGTGGACTCTGCTAATAACACAGAG AATGCAACCGAACCACAGGTGCCTGTTCTGCATTTCCCCAAGTCTGGTAAagggctgaggaggaggaagagagactgGGTTATTCCTGTCATTGGTGTTCCAGAGAATGACAGAGGACCTTTCCCCAAGAAAATATCTCAA ATCCGTTCAAATGAGGACACATTGAAGAAGATCTATTACAGCATCACTGGTCCAGGAGCTGATGAGCCCCCTAATGGCCTTTTCACCATGGACAAAGACTCTGGTAATCTGTATATCACACAACCACTGGACAGAGAGACCCAAGCCACATACACG TTTCAAGCACATGCTGGGGTAGAAGGTTCAGGACTTGCTGAGCAACCTATGGACATTAACGTGAATGTAATTGACCAGAACGACAACAAACCTACTTTCACTCAAGCCACCTTCCTGGGAGAAGTTGCTGAGGCCTCGTCAAAAG GTTTTGAGGTGATTACGGTTGTGGCCAACGATCTTGACCAGAAGGGCACAGACAACGCAGATATCCGCTACAAAATCTTGAGCCAGGAGCCGAAGTTTCCCACTGATCTGTTTGTCATAAACCCAGTCACTGGAACCATCAGAGTCGATGCCAGTGGGCTAGACAGAGAG AAACACCCGAAGCACACCCTCAGGGTACAAGTAGCAGACATGGTGGGAGATGGCTTGACTGGAGAAGCAATAGTAATCCTTACTGTCACAGATAGCAACGACAATGCCCCGGCCTTCACTCAGCGCTCC TATGAGGCAACAGTTGCGGAAAATAAAATGGACGCTCAGGTCATTGTGGTGTCGGTAACGGACGGTGACGAGCCGCATTCCCCTGCGTGGAACGCCAAGTTCACGATTGTCGGCGGTGATTCCGGAGGActtttcactgtgaaaacagGAACTAACAAAAATGACGGAATCATTTCTACTGCCAAG GGTCTTGACTTTGAgaagagcagcacacacaccctgttGGTCGCAGTGGAGAATGAGATTCCCTTCGCTACTCCACTGCCCACTGCCACCGCCACAGTGGTGGTGAATGTGCTGGACGTCAATGAAGCTCCAGTCTTTGATCCAATACAGAAGATTGTGTCAAAGCGGGAGGACCTTGCCGTCAACGCTGATCTGGTGCAGTACACTGCGTCTGATCCAGACACTGCACGCAAACAGAAAGTCAA GTATAAAGTCATTAGAGACTCTGCAGGCTGGCTGAACGTGGCCAAAGACACAGGCCTGATCAAGGTGAAAATCCCCATGGACCGAGAGTCCTCCTTCTACAAGGACAACAAATACACAGCACTCATTGGTGCATATGACGATG ATGACGTCCCAGCCACAGGAACTGGCACTCTAATAATCCAGCTTGAAGATGTCAATGACAACGCACCCACCATTGTGGAACGTGAAATCATG CTGTGTAACAAGGAATCGGCTCCTAAGCTGCTGTCAGTAATGGATAAAGACGGACCAGGCTTTGCTGCTCCGTACAGCGTCTCTCTACAGGGCATGTCGAAGAACAACTGGACCGCTTGGATGAACGACACAA AAACGGGCATCAACCTGAATTTAGCCACCGAGCTGGCCAGTGGTGTGTACACTGTGGTCCTGAGGGTTTCAGACAATCAGGGCCTGGAGCAGGACAGCACCGTCCAGGCCACAGTGTGTGACTGTACTGGGAAAGATGTTGTTTGCCCAGAGTTTAGGGGAGCCGCCATCGGACTGCCAGTAATCCTGGGAATACTGGGAGGCATCCTGTTGCTGCTCA tgctgctgctgctgctgctgatgttcgCGAGACGCAGAGGAGGCGAGAAGAAGGAGCCTCTGCTGCAGGACGACGACATCCGAGACAACATCTACTACTATGATGAAGAGGGAGGCGGAGAGGACGATCAG GACTACGATCTGAGCGTTCTCCACCGCGGCCTCGACAACCGGCCCGAGGTGTTCAGGAACGACGTGTTGCCAAACCTAATGCCGACTCCTCTGTACCAGTACCGGGCTCTCCCCGCCAACCCGGAGGAAATCGGCAACTTCATTGATGAT aACCTGAAGGCAGCCGACAACGACCCGACAGCACCCCCCTATGACTCCCTGCTGGTGTTCGACTATGAAGGAGGCGGCTCGGACGCGGGaagcctctcctctctgaacTCGTCGAGCAGCGGGGACCAGGACTACGACTGCCTCAACGAATGGGGACCCCGCTTCAAGAAACTGGCGGACATGTACGGAGGAGGGGAAGATGACATGCTGTAA